CCATTATATTTTCGCTTCCCGATGTGGGGATACAGAAATATCCATTGTTATCAGTTGAAGTACCGCTTTGGAAGGATGGCAGATAAACGGAAGCCCCAATTAATGGCTCCCGGCTAATTTCATCCAATACAATCCCACAAATTTGTTGGGCATGTATATTTTCTGCCAAAAAAAAAGTGCAACTCAAAATGAAATAAAAAAGGCTATTCCACTTTTTACTATTTTCTCTGTTTGGAAGGATTAAATTCATTTAGTCTTTTCTTGAACAAGTTTTTATATCCTGTGTAAAGCCAGCAAAAATTCCCAATGCATTGTTTACATTTGAATAGAGTTCCACGGGATCGCCTTTAAATAAATTGTACACATCATCTCGTTCCGTATTTTGGTTGTATAAATGGGCGTTTATACTGTTTCTGTATTCATAATAATTTCTACTAACATTTTTTAGTACCACAATCGGGTCGTCATAACTCGAAACATTAATATTCACAGTCAGCGTTTTTCCTTCAAACAGTTCATCAGTAAATAAAAGCGATCCCGGCGAAACGGGGTCGTTTTCATTGTCTAAAGTAATAACCGGACTTTTTACATTGAAGGTGTTTTGAATACTGCTATCTCTGTTCAAAATAATTATTTCGTAGTAGTTTTTAATGTCAGGCTTGTCGCGAAAGGATAATGATATTTGGCCAAACTTACTACCATATAAATCTTCGTACACTGGGAACACATAGTTTGCTGATAAAATATAAACAGGCAATGGAGTTGTGTCGCTGGCGTTTATT
The sequence above is a segment of the uncultured Draconibacterium sp. genome. Coding sequences within it:
- a CDS encoding DUF4249 domain-containing protein, which encodes MKSLPMLFKHTVFTKRTMLIIYLCSLYLFFWAFISCTEEVDLDWPIEEQKYVIGCLFCPDNRIEFYAFKTTPILEDSILAVNNLNIVLYENDSVIWSGNKSDAGRYSIPIKPKPATKYAVLVSNNQSISINASDTTPLPVYILSANYVFPVYEDLYGSKFGQISLSFRDKPDIKNYYEIIILNRDSSIQNTFNVKSPVITLDNENDPVSPGSLLFTDELFEGKTLTVNINVSSYDDPIVVLKNVSRNYYEYRNSINAHLYNQNTERDDVYNLFKGDPVELYSNVNNALGIFAGFTQDIKTCSRKD